The Lolium rigidum isolate FL_2022 chromosome 2, APGP_CSIRO_Lrig_0.1, whole genome shotgun sequence genomic interval tttcgacacccttgctagactgtgatccggaagtggaggccatcaacgatggagcaccggaaggaagttacgagctggtctacgaagaacccgatcttaccggcggagtggaaggagtagactatgggatagtctacggaccagatgacacggaggtggaggagtagtgacataccctagcatcatagagccgagcaacgtagaacttacctaaataagttgttgagctctctttatatttggttatgagttgtaatcgtacttaagtagtatcttagggtgttctcataggacctgtgagaataccaacttgttaagacaatgtttgtaataatgtatggagtgttatgacctgcaatgtttctgttgtaccactctgagggatatggcaatttgtgaagaagtcccttcacaaagatcatatcaacgacttgtatactacaacatgcagtggtatgctaggTCACCGCACCCTCTCCCTTCACCCCCTGACCCATGACAACATTAGCGACGAGTCCAACCACTCGTCATTGCTAATTTCCCTATAGATAGAGCCCATTACGCGAGGCTTTTCGGCACCCTTCGTGCCCAAATTTCCATTTCCCATCCCGCCCCCTTTCGTTAAACCCCAACAAAGGTTCACTACATCCGGTGCATGCACACCACCGCTCTACCCCATTACGTACGTTGGGCTCGTCCCCTCATCCTCGTCAGCCATACGCGTACATAAATCTAGCTTCGGCCATGCAGTGGACTCGACGGTGACAACACAGTTGAGATCCTCCTGCTATCCATATCCCTATTTCCTCTCCCATTCCGGCCATAATAATCCTTAAATACCTCTGCTTTTCGCTTGGTGGCCATGCGCACGACCCCTAATCCACAAATCCCGTATAAACCCTAATTCACAAATCTTGTAGAAAACCTAACTCACAGATCACATATGAACCGTAATCCCCAAATCCCATTTAACCCTAATTATGCCATACGATTCTGCCGTAAATTATTAAGCTTTAGCTAGTTTATGTTTGATTGCTAGTGGTATTCACGGATCCTTTTCCCCACATCTCATATAATAAAACCTAAATCGATCGTAGGATTAGGCTATAGAATATTTTTTTGTTGATTTGTACTGCTGATTGATGAATCAATCAGTTTTAACTTAGTAAATAACCATGTTCGCTGATACTATTATGTTGACGATCATGTACTTGCTGATTAGTAAAAAAAGTAAATAGTGCAGATTTTGAAACTTCTAACATTTGTgagaatttgtcatttttctgTAGCCTCGAATGTAATGTATTTCATCCTCATATTTTCCAGAGTGGTAgagtacatcattggctacaagtagttttttttaaaagaattttttgaaacttcaaattgTTGGAtttaaattttgcaaaaaaggagacatgtagctcgggctacaatTGGGATTTCCGAGGTAGTATCTACTAACCAAACTCATTGCATATGATAATCAGGATGAGAATGGACAATTGCATACATATTACATAAAAGAACCGAAACTACTAGAATACATATTAAACTCTTGGCATAGCTCTTCATCGTAATTAGGAAAGTACACAAGCATTTTGGAAATTCTGGTTAAATGTGGGAATTAACTGGCCCAATACACTAGAGTTAAGCGGTCTTTTGACAATACGTTGGATTCGAGATTACACCGGATAATCCCCACCATCTTTAAAAATACACTAGTACCAAACATGATCTAAATGAGGTAATATGTGTCACACATGCATAATTCCAATATtctctccgattcatattacttgtcattAATattgatgtatctagaactaaaatatatctagatgcaTCTATACTAGagtcaactaatatgaatcggagggagggaGTATTAAAAAACTAAAATCCACTCATTTATTAATTGACCAAAAGGAAAGTATACTGCGGTAGTACAAATTTGTTATGCATAAATATAACGAAATGGAAACAATTCCTCACGTAAACAAATAAATATCACTCTTAGCCATGATGCACGATTGATGGCTGCCGTTTTCAAGCAGTTGGGTAGAATGGCGAGGTGGCGAGGCCACAAGTGCCCGTCGACCAAGGCACGTCCTTGGCGAGATAGATGTATCCCTGGTCACCCCAGTCGTTGCTCCACGAGTTCTTGGCAATCCAGTACTTGTTTCCCTTGCCGGGCCCCTCGCAGTAGCCGACGATGGTGACGGCGTGGTTCACCCTCGATGCATCGGCGGAGCAGGGGCCGCGGTAGATACCGCCGGAGTAGAACTGGAACTCAAACCCGCTGGCGTCAATGTACACCGTCACGGGCTGCCGTGCGACGGCCAGCGCCAGCTGCCGCTCATTGTTGATCGGCACGGCCTTGAATCCCTTGACAGACGCCTGGTGGTCGAACAATAGCTTGTCCACGTCGCACTTTCCATTGAATCCACTGTATGGGTACTTCGCCTCCGACGTGATGCCTCCGCGGGCGGCCACGAGAGCTAGGGCCGTGTCaacgcggccgccgccgcagccactgCTCCCGGTGTCACAGTCCACGAGTTCCTGCTCCGACAAAGACACCAGCTCCCCAGTCCTGATCTTGTTCATGCCTTCGATCGCCGCCACAGCAGCGAACGCCCAGCAGGAGGCTGTCATTTCAGTTGAGAAAACATGCACACGATCGACAAGAGTAGTTCAGGAAACATGACAACATATAACTCTGCACGAAGGAATTAGCTATAGCCCGACTTACCGCAAGTGCCTTGAAACTTGACGCCGGTGACAGCGCCGCTGGAGCGCCAGTCCACACAGCACGGCTTCCAGGAGTGGTAGGGGAGAGGGGTGGGCGACGCGGCATGGAAGCCGGTGTTGTTGAACCCGGTGAACTGCTCCACGACCTCGGCAGGGGTGAGGTCGCCGAACCTGTTCATGCCGACCCTGACAGTCGTTCTTGTCTGCGGCCCGAACCCGCCAACGACGACGCTGGTGCTGGTCTGGCTGGCGAAAGCGCCGATGGAGTTGGTGTTCTGGTTGAAGATTTGGAaccgcttctcctcctccttgtgGCTCGGGTAGGTCTTGGAGTACTTGATCATCCACTTGGAAAACTTAGCCCTCGCCTCGGAATCCGAATGGTGGTGCGGCATGTTTGCCGCTATCAGCGATGCCTGCAGGAGGCTGGCGAGGCACAAGAGTAGGACAAGACAAGACGTGGAAGAAGCCATGTTGATTAGCTTAGGCTGTATGCTATTGCTTGTCTGGAATACATGCATAAGAGGCAATGTTTATATAGGCTCCTTGGTCAACGCATACAATATGGGTTAGCACAGCACGTCGCTCAAGCTGGTGGCTCATGAGCTATCGTGGGTGCTTGTATGAACCGGATAAGGCAATATTTTGAATGCTTCTCCCGTCAGTATCGACTTGGTTGATCCGTTGAACTCTGCAGAAACGACTTGCATGCCTCTGATTGGCTTGTTACCATACCAAGTTTAAACACATACTATTTTAATAAGCCTATGTTTTTATACAGACGTAATGCTCACAAATAcactgtaatttttttttttgcgaaaactgTATCTTATTACGGATGGTAAAATTCTTATTCGTGTACATATCATTTGAGGGACTTAGTAGCTATTGTGTTGTGctcgatgcaaaaaaaaaaaaggttattGCGTTGTGCTAGCCTCCTTCATGAGTTGCATTTTATTTTTACTTATTAAGCACCATGAAGGACTTTCCGATTtttggtactccctccataccggtttactaGGAAATTACGTATTTCGATAAAAAACTTTGACTACTAATTTAGTCAAcacaatataagatatatatcacaaaaaataCTATTGAAAACTTCTTTTGAGTATGAAttaaatggtataatttttgtggcacatatcttatattttgttgacagAATTTGTACTCAAACAACTTTTTCGAAATGCGTAATTGCCCTGTAAAACGGTACGAAGGTAGTACGTCAAGTCGTCAACTAACTATTATGTCCATGTATAGTAAATGAATAGGTGTGCTTCTGAAATGCCACATAAGAAATAAAATTGTTTGTTAAGCATTTCCGTGTGGACAGGTCTTTGCCCTTAGTCGTCGATAATAGCTGTTGTTATTTCTCAAAAACAAATGGTGTGGTTATCCTTGCTGCATATACGGTATAATTAGTTCAAAAATTGTTAATGAAGTTCTACTTTGGTTATATTAGTTTACCGAGAAGAAACCATGACTTTTTAAGTCGAAAAAATGAGGTTCCTTCTAAGTTCTAATTACTGCCGAATGCATCCAAATATTTACAACACGTGGGCTTACCTAATTAGGCCCTGGCTGAGTTCTTGTTGACCTTTCCAATTCACTTTCATTTGACCTACACTTAGATTACCCACAAtgtgagtatcataggtagtatcatgcattccatgcatgcaaaatgctgatgtggcagtgtaattaaggatgagagagagtgtactagtatcataggtagataccgtatcatagcacatactactagtacaaataatgtcaagtaaatcttgtacacatatttgcattgagattctacaaaacaattaatatatggagactataatactagtatatgataccatgcattgtggagatagtaacatatagtagtatcatacgcatgatacttctatatgatactatgcattgtgactagtcttatagCTAGGCAAAGCCGCAAAGGTTCAGACAGTAGTTACCCACCCGTTTTGTTCTGAGTATATAATCTGTTGTGAGAAAGCTTCTACAAAATAAACAAAGAATAAGTTGATAGCTAAACagaataataataaaaatagtgATACTTTCTCTATTCATGGTAATGTCAAAACAGTCAGAATAATTATTTGTGTACAGCTAATTAAATGTGTTTTCTATTGTGCAACGTGGCACGTTAGAAGAAGGTAGAATCAACCATTCTGCTAGTGGTAGATGGTAGTCGTGCGTCAATTTAGCATTGCACAACTTGCACTAAATGTTAATGGCAATTGGATTTTGGTTACGAATTTCTTGATCGCCGACCAGCTAATTATTGCGCTATTCATTTGTACGGGAGAACTTTCCATGGAGCAAAGCATTTCGAAAGCTCATTTAACCGTGGGAGTACTACTtatcttggttttttttttttttttggaaatgttCATCCGGCATGAACCATTTCAATAAAAAGCTTAGTTGCAAAAGTTATTTACAAAACACGATAGGCAATAGATAAATAATTACATCtccgaataaaaataaaaacagaagaaGAGAGATAGAGATTAGAGAAGATTATAGTCCCCTGTCCCAAAATAATACAGCTAATTAAATGTGTTTTCTATTGTGCAACATGGCACGTTAGAACAAGGTAGGCTCAACCATTCTGCTAGTGATATGAGGTAGTCGTGTGTCCGTTTAGCATTGTACAACTTGCACTAAATGTTAGAAGGTGGGATAaacaatctaaaggtataatagatgcaATTCTATGGGGAGCTCACAACAATTTGAGCCTTGTGTCTGTTGGATCTTACCGGATGGTAAATCTTGGCCCATTTTTTTCTTCACCGTACCGCACCATATAAAAACGAGTCACCGAGTAGAAAACCCTAGCCTAGGTAGTTCATGTGCTACCATATTTGCTTCATGAAAATTATGCTTAAACTTAATTATCACAAACTTAGCAACCATGAGATAGAAATCATCAACAATAGCAGTTGCTACTCCAATAGAATAGCCTCCCTCATTCAAATTGGCAGAGTAGCAGATTACTTTGTTGCATCCCACTGCTTGAGCCAAGAGTAGTCCTTTCTTCAAAGCATACACTAGCCGACATCACATTATGAACAAACTCTAGGCTGTTGCCAGCAACGATAAATTTTTCCATGGCAGTCATCAATTACCGCGTGCAACCCCATGGGGAGCCCTCGACGATTTGAGCCTTGTGTCCGTTGGATCTCTAACCAGATGCTAAATCTTGGCCGTTATTTTTTTTTCACCGCACCATATAAAAATGAGCCACCCCGTAGAAAGCCCTACCCTAGGTAATTCATTTGCTACCATATTTGACTCATGAAAATTATGCTCGAACTTAACAAACTCAACAACCATGTGATAGAAATTATCAAGAATAACAGCTGCTACTCCAATAGAATAAACCTCCCTCAATCATACGCAGAGAAGCATATTACTTTGTTGCATCCCACTGCGTGAGTCAAGAGTAATCCTTTCTTCAGAGCATACACTGGCTGACAtcacatcatgaacaaactccagTCTGTCGTTGCCAACACCGATAAATTTTCCCATGGAAGTCACCAATTACCACGCCTGTAGTGCCCTATATATCGTCGGCATCGAAGGAGGCATCCACATTGAACTTTACAAAGTTTTCTAGCGGCTTAGTCCAGCCCATTGTTCGCATTTTTGGTTTTGGAGAATTGGCTCCAATAGCTGCCAGATCCTTCACATTTTCTCCATGTGTTGCTTGCCCTCTCTCCCACCGGAGGTACCAGCTGGTGATGGCGACGAGTTCAGGTATCTTGGACGATACCAAAATCGTAGGAAACTGGTGCTCATCACATAAAAGAAATTCCAGCATGGCTTGTCATGTACGATCAATTCAGCTTGAGTTATCGATCAATGCCCCCAAACCTAGCTTCTTCCTAAAGAGTTTAGCATGTGGTCATTGGAAGAGCATGTGCTTGGTATCTTCCACACGACCACACCAATCTCACATAGAGGGCATTGGAAATTGGCTTTTACATGCCTATTTGCCAGGACAGCTCGACATGGTATTGTTTCCTGCATTAGCCTCCAAAGATAAAATTTAATCTTGGAAGGGTCCTTTAAAATCCATATCGTCTCCCACATTGGATGATTTATAGCACCAACACATTGGCCATGATTAAATCTTAGTCCGATCAGGCTTTCGATCTCATTCAACATGATAAGCTGGCCGTACAGAGTATCTGTGCGTCTTGGTTAAGCTCCATCCCACGAAATCATCCATTTCATACAATGGTGATTGAAATAGCCAATATTCTGCATGCATTAGTTCGTCATAAAGTCTACTCAATCAGCACATCATCCCATGAATTTGTGGTGGGATCGATTAGTTCATGTACTCTGGTTTAAATATTTTCCCCTTGAGTGTGAAAAACTTACATGAGTGACAACCATGAATCCACACACCTTCCTATATATTGGTACAATTTCCTTGACTAACTCGCCAAATATGTTTCATTTTGAAAGTTTGTATACCAACCCAAATGCTTTCTTAAGTGAAGGAGCTACGCTTTTTCATTGGAGCATTTAGGAGAACCCTAGTACAAAGAGATTCTGGTTCCTCCAAAAGCCTATAGTCTTGTTTAGCTAACAATATTAGATTAAAGCAGTGAATATCTCTGAAGCACATACCGCCTTGCTTCTTTGGTACACATAATTTCTATTATGCTAACCAATGCATCCTCTTCCGATTAGCATTGTCAACCCAACATAAATTTGACATCACTGTAGTGATTCCTTTACAGATTTGTTTTGGAATCTTGAAAATCGACATTGCATAAGCTGGTATTGCTTGAGCTATCGCTTTGAGTGGCACTTCTTGTCCACTGGAAAATAGAATCTTCTCTTTCCACCCATTGATTCTTTGTCATACCTGGTCTACCAAGGCATTTGTTAGTAAGTGCCTCTGTCATAATGTCATAGTTTGTGCATATGGGCTCCCTGTCCTACATAGGGGTGTTCGGACTAAAGAAAATACTGGACTTGGATGTACTGATCAAGTGTCCAGATACTCAGTGGTAATAATCCATAATACACTCAGTGGTAATAATCCATAATACGCTTGAGGCATCCATCATTCCCTCGTTGACAaggtttaacttgtcaatgcctacaagttgtagactagggtctcgcggaaagtagagggcaagtagatctcgaaggttcagccgaaacaagtgctcgactatgaaaactagggtttgtgttgacaatgattcgatgctttttttctccctcggctccactTTATATAGGAGGTAGAGCTGAGGCTTTCGTATCgctcaagttacaaagtccgcgaGGTTATACGAATCCTTCCcgtatcctatataactaagaagttcatccccactaacttaTTTCTCTTGACATGCAGCATATCCAGCTCAGCAATCTTTCCATGCATCCTATTCTTTGCATGCGCCAACTCACCAGAAACTGCTGATAGACACTCCCGTGCCATTTCCTGCATGCACTCTGATTACCAGGTGAGAATGACCAGAAGCCTAGGCGCGGTACATTATTCAGCCGTGATGCAGGCTCTTAAAATCCAAGTTACGTGCAACCTTTAGCCTTCCATTGTTCTATTTCCTCTCTTACAACTGCAGCCACAATTAGTGCTTCGTCTTCTTATCTAAGGTGGCATTTCTCTTCGTCTCCCACAAATCAATGGAGGCACTTGCATATTTCTGCAGAAACTTCTGTGTTTAAGTGTCGTGGtccgccactacgcctcaacacaTGCTTGCCGTTGCAAGCCTGCGACCTTTTGGCCTTCCACTATCCATCGGCCATCGCTCTGTATATTTTCTGTACAATCCCGTTATAGACTGCCCACCTCCTCCTGAGTCCTCATGGTGGCACCAGGAATGACCTTCTCTCTGCTCTGCTCCATGCCTCACTCCATATCAACCATCGGAGCATCAACTCCCATGCTAGCTGCTcatctattcaatacctttcttgGTAGCCAACGTTGTACTGCTCCTTCTACTGGTAAATCAATTATTGAGAACAACTGGGAAGAATGGTACGTCATTCTTTGTCCTCTAAAAACCGTTTTGATGTGTCTCTCTATTTTGTATTGCAGGTATCATCGATTGTTTCTCACGACCTGGCATCAAAGATACCCTCTCTACGTACTACACTTTTCCTCTGCTTATGCGGTTATGCCCACAGCAAGATTGTAACTACCATTAGTATTATCATTGACTAACATTCTAGCACATTGTTTGCATCAGTTAATTgattgtctactctctttttttcttttcagttTTCCCTAGATATGCAGCTCTGTCCAGTTTGAGTTTCACCGCCACTCTTCTTGCACTAGAAAACCGGTGCCTTGCCTGGATTGACACCGTGATTTCTAGGCATGACTTCATAAGTGCCAAACACCGCTTCTCATCATGGATCAAGTAGTCGGGCTGAGCCCTAACCGATGCCTACCATATGGTTTTTTCTGTAACCTGTGCAGGTGTTACAACTTATATGAGCATTATTCTTCTTCAAAGATTCACAGAAAATGTTCATGGTATTTCATCGAGGTGCACAGAAAATGGAGACTTGGTGAGTGCAAAAATATTTGTGTGGCGTTCGTAGATACTAAAATAAGCCATGTAATTTTTATTTACATAAATTTAAACGTCTTGACTAATCTCTTGGAAGTGTCAGTTTGTCACCACTGCAGGTTGGAACTATTATCTATGTTTGCTTTTGCAGTGGAAGAATAGCCATGTTGTAAGCGATCATAATTTCTTACAATTCACACTTTCTTCTTGCAAAAGTGAAGGAATTACAGGGTAGGAAACTGATTCATCTATTACATCATCGTTGTACAGAACATGAATCCCCAGGATACTGGAAGTGGTCATTTGATAGGTAAGGACATATGTTGAACTAAAAACTCATATTGAGTACTTTTTTGTATGCACCTATGGTTGTGGAACCAAACATCATGTGATCTCTTATTTCAAAAGATCAGGACAGTTTGATTGCAAATTATATTGTAGAtgccatctttttttttctttctcctgAAATATTTAAATTTCTAACAAATTATTATATATAAATGTCCCGCAGCAACAtgcggggaatcatctagttaTTACAATACTCTATTCCTAGTCTATCTGTACTTCCCATATCGACGCTTGTTGGGCtttcgggcttcataaactttgggtcgtgggcctccagcCATCCTCGGGTattttattcggcaggcccattccggatgcctatgtcagtagcccccgagatttttcttgaatcgtagagtcactaCGCCAGATATCATATTCAGTGACAAAGTTCGTGATGACAAATGGCTGGTCTGCCATGTATTAAGGTAAGTAGGTGACGGATTGGCTATTTTGTCACGTATGATCATACATGCATGACGGCATGAAATTTTTTCATGGTTAACCGATGATGAAACTGAGTTCGTGGTACATTAGTCCGTCATTGATTAGTGGTGAGACCAGGTTGTCGATGTGAATGTAGAAAAGCAATAAACTAGTTCAACAAATAGGAAAAAAACATGCCTATAAGAGAATCAAACTAGAGACGTTTGAAGTGGAATTGATCGGGAAGTACTACCATTATACTACAATCCGTTTGTGTTACTAATTTTGTATGTAATAATTTTTATATAATTATTTACGGCAATATATGACAATGATATAATAAAGTCTATGGCTCAGTAGCAACTGGATTAATGGACAGGTTTGTCATCCATGAACATCATATGTTTGTCATCCATGAACATCATAGATGACGGATAAATAATCGTCATCCattctaggtttgacaatgacaaaCAAATGTAATCTGTCACCAGAAAGTAATCTATGACGGAGATTCCATGACGAACCTAATGACGAACACATTTTGTCATCCGAGAGTAATACATGACAAATTTGGTATATTAGGTGACAAAAGCTgtttttcattaaaaataatatgtGGCGTagtgagtcgagtaaaatctccaccgTAAAGTCAATCCATAAACTCTTCGAATCACCATAACATTTTATCTAGAACATttatattttgtacagggataacagtAGATGGGGcttgttcatctgacggatcaggtaccagttaactgctctcgtggaaaACCCGCAAATACCTACTTCAAgttcaagtccctggactcgacctcggtatactggcgtaattcgacatgtgccgcttaaggtattACCACGAGCTGAATTCCAGTCATATTTTGTCGAGTACCTAACTcgtccgctaggatttttcttcacatctgttgacacGGATAAAGTAGTAGAGCGCATTCCTCTACGATACCACGCctcacaggacggatcctggggactgatacgcgtacagcacgcgtccgttgggaaccccaagaggaaggtgtgatgcgtacaacggcaagttttccctcagtataaaaccaagatttatcgaaccagtaggagccaagaagcacgttgaaggttgatggcggcgggatgtagtgcggcgcaacaccagggattccggcgccaacgtggaacctgcacaacacaaccaaagtactttgccccaacgaaacagtgaggttgtcaatctcaccggcttgctgtaacaaaggattagatgtatagtgtggaagatgattgtttgcgagaaaacagtaaaaacaagtattgcaatgagattgtatttcagtatagagaattggaccggggtccacagttcactagaggtgtctctcccataagataaacagcatgttgggtgaacaaattacagcttgggcaattgacaaataaagagggcatgaccatgcacatacatattatgatgagtatagtgagatttaattgggcattacgacaaagtacatagaccgctatccaacatgcatctatgcctaaaaagtccaccttcaaagttatcatccgaaccccctccagtattaagttgctaacaacggacaattgcattaagtattgcgcgtaatgtaatcaataactacatcctcggacatagcatcaatgttttatccctagtggcaacaagcacatccataatcttagagatttccgtcacttccctgc includes:
- the LOC124687049 gene encoding ervatamin-B-like codes for the protein MASSTSCLVLLLCLASLLQASLIAANMPHHHSDSEARAKFSKWMIKYSKTYPSHKEEEKRFQIFNQNTNSIGAFASQTSTSVVVGGFGPQTRTTVRVGMNRFGDLTPAEVVEQFTGFNNTGFHAASPTPLPYHSWKPCCVDWRSSGAVTGVKFQGTCASCWAFAAVAAIEGMNKIRTGELVSLSEQELVDCDTGSSGCGGGRVDTALALVAARGGITSEAKYPYSGFNGKCDVDKLLFDHQASVKGFKAVPINNERQLALAVARQPVTVYIDASGFEFQFYSGGIYRGPCSADASRVNHAVTIVGYCEGPGKGNKYWIAKNSWSNDWGDQGYIYLAKDVPWSTGTCGLATSPFYPTA